The sequence AGCGTCGGATACCAGCGGGCCTTGTCCATCGGCTCGACGGGCACGTACTTCTCCGCCGTCGGGTCGAACTCGTAGGCGGCCTTGATCCCCTGGAAGTCCTGCTTCTCCATGGTGATCTTCTCGGAGAGGCCGTACGTGTTGTCGGCGTCCTTGCCCTTGAGGCCGAGGATCTCGTACTGGGCGCGCTTGTCCGTGACCGGCGCCGGGCCGTCCTCGGTGGCCTCGACGAAGACCCGGCTCTCGCTCGCCTTGACCTTCGTCTTCCAGGGCTGCATGACGCCTGCCCTGTTGTAGGTGATCTCCTGGGTGCGCTTGGCCTTGGGCACGGTGACGTCGAAGCGGCTGACGTACTCGACGCCGGAGGGCGAGCGGAAGCGGGTGCCCTTCTTGAGGACGATGGGCTTGTCCGGGTTCTCGTTCTTCACCCGCATGCCACCGCCGGCCCGCTCGACCTCGCCGTCGAGCAGTTCGTAGCGGGCCGTGCCGCCGGCCACGAGCATCCGGCCGCTGGGCAGTTGGGCGTGTCCGGCGCAGAAGAAGTCGGCCGGTGTGGGGATCTTCTTGAAGGTGTCGGTCCGCGGGTCCCACAGGACGGTGTCGAAGGAACCCTTGTCGAACTTCTTCTGCTCGTTGCCGGAGCCCGCGACGATCAGCACCTTGCCGGTGTGCAGGAGCGCCGCGTGGATGGCGTTGGTGCGGAACTCCTCGGGGATGGCCAGCTGCTTCCACGAGCCGTACTTCGCCTTGTAGCCGGGCTGGGCGATCTTGTACTCGTGGTACTCCTTCGAAGCGAAGCCGATGGCGGCCGGCGCGTTGAGTCCGGCGAGCAGCGCGACGCCGCCGACGCCGAGCAGCCGCTTCTGTGCCTTCTTCGACAGCGTCCTCTTCAGGGGCGCCTTCAGGGACGTCTTGTTCAGGGGCCGGTGGGCCATGGCCTAGCTACCTCCTGTCGTACTGCTGGAGACCGTTCCGGCGGGGAGCGAGCCGCTGGGGACCGCGCCGCCCGTGCTGCCCGCGAGCGCCGGGGCGGGCTCGGCGGCCTCGCCGATCCGGACGGCGGGCACCAGGCGCCGCTCGGCCCTGCGTGCCCTGGCCCGGGTGGCGGTCCACACGGCCACCGGGGCGAGGGAGATGGCCAGCGCGAGCACCGCCCAGGTGCGCATGGCCGCGTGGGTGTGGTCGAGCACGAACGACGCGACCAGTGACGAGGCCAGGACCGCCGCCCAGAAGAGATGGATACGGAAGGTCACGAACCGGTCGGGGCTGGTGTCGCCGCCCTTGGGGGTGATGACGAAGCGGCTGGGACGGCGGACCAGGGCCGCGCCCAGGGACTTGAGGTAGATCGGCGCCGAGAGGGCCGACATCGCCATGCCCGCCAGACCTCCCGAGCCCTCCGGCTCGTGCGGGGAGACGTTGTGCCGCCGGTTCCACAGGTACAGGCCGACCTGCAGGGCGGCTGCATCGCTGTAGAGCATCAGCCACATGGAGGCCGAGACCTGTGTGCCGGACGCTCCGAAGCACAGGAACAGGACGCAACTCAAGATCCCCAGCAGCCAGTTGACGGCCGTCATCGGGTAGTAGACGAGCATCAGCGTGTACGAGAAGAGCCGGCCGGCAGGCATCGTGAAGGGTGCTTTCCAGTACTGCTTGAACAGCGTCTCGTAGGTGCCGCGCGACCAGCGCATCTGCTGGGTGAAGAAGTCCGTCCAGGAGGCGGGGCCCTCACCGACGGCGAGCACGTCAGGGGTGTAGACGGACTCCCAGTGGTGACCGGTCCTCGGGTTCTTGTGCCGGTGCATCTCGAAGCCGGTGGCCATGTCCTCGGTGATGGAGTCGTACAGGCCGCCGACCTGTCTGACGGCCGCGATCCGTACGACGTTGTTGGTGCCGACGAACATGGGTGCGCGGTAGCGGTTGCCGGCGCGCTGGATCAGGGCGTGGAAGAGGAACTGCTGGGACTCGGCCGCCTTGGTGACGGGGGTGGTGTAGTTGCCGTACACCTGCGGGCCGACGACGAAGGCGACGTCCGGGTCGCGGAAGTAGCCCATCATCCGTTCCAGGAACTCCGGGAGCGGCACGTGGTCCGTGTCGACGGAGGCGAAGTAGTCGTACTCGCCGCCGTGCATCGCGATCCACGCGTTGTAGTTGCCGTGCTTGGTACGGATCTTGTGGACGCCCTTGGGCCTGTTCCACTCGGGGACGCCGTGCCGCGTGAAGTGCCGCACGCCGAGTTCCTCGCAGAGGGCCTTGGCCCGCTCGTCGTCGCCCTCGTCGAGGAGCCAGACGTCCAACGGGCCTGTGTGGGTGACCTTGACGGCCCCTTCGAGGGTGGCGCGGACCATCGAGAGCGGTTCCTTGCCGGGGACGAACGTGGTCAGGAAGGCGACCCGGGTGCCCCTGGCAGGGGTGACGGGGACCGGATCCCTGGCCACCATCGTCGCGTGGGCGATCGACACGACGTTGACGACCATGAAGAGCTCGATGAGGCCGATCGCCACGAGCATCGTGATGTCGAGCCCGACCAGCCAGCGGGCGCCGCCCTCGCGGGACACCCAGTGGGTGGGCCACACCAGGTAGACCAGCAGCAGGGCCGTGAGCACCGGGGCGAGCGTCATGAGCAGGACGGCTCTTATTCGGTGCGGCTCGCTCGACAGGAGCTTGGTGTACTGGACCCGGTAGGCCGAGCCGGACGGCTCCGTGAGCGGTCCGGCCAGCCTGCTGTGGGTGTCGTAGTCGTAGCCCTCCGGCCGCACAGCGCCCTCCAGTGATCGAACAAGCCGATACCCACACAAAAGTGGCATTTACTCGGCGTGTCGAACGGAGGGGGTCCAGGTGGGTGTGCGTGCGCCTCCGGCGGTCGGGCGGTTCGGGGCGCTCCCCGGTGCCCGGTGGGCAGGTGCGGGTCGCACGTGGCTGAGCGCGCAGTTCCCCGCGCCCCTGGAAGCGGGCGGATCGCCCCGTCAGGGGTGCGGGGAACTGCGCGGCCGACCCCCGCCGGGGTTCAGACGACACTCGACCGGCAGCACACGCCCCTCAGGGGCGCGGGGAACTGCGCAAACCCTCACGGGCCTGGGCCGACGGGCGTCATGCGGACAGGTGGCGTTCCACCGTGGTCACCTTGGACGTGAGTCCGTCCGTGACGCCGGGGCGGATGTCCGCCTTCAGGACGAGCGACACCCGAGGCGCCCGCGCCTCGACGGCGGCCACGGCCCGCCGGACGACGTCCATGACCTCGTCCCACTCCCCCTCCACGGACGTGAACATCGCGTCCGTCCGGTTCGGCAGCCCCGACTCCCGAACGACCCGCACCGCGTCGGCGACGTACTCCCCCACGTCCTCGCCGACCCCCAGCGGCGTCACGGAAAAGGCGACGATCATGCGCCCACGATCCCTTCGCTGCGCGCGCGGGACGCGATGACCGCACGCTCGGCCTCACCCTTGAGCTTGCGCTCGGCGAAGAACCCGCCGGTCGGCAGCACGGAGAGGACGAAGTAGAGGGCCGCGGTCTTCGGACCCCACTTGGCCCGGTTCCAGGCATCGGCCCAGAAGATCACGTACAGGACGAAGAGGATGCCGTGGACCATGCCCATCACCGGCACCGCGTTGAAGTCCGTGGTCCGCTTCAGCACGGAGCAGATGAGCAGCAGCAGGAACGAGACGGCCTCCGGACCGGAGACCAGACGGAGGCGGCGGAGGGCGGAGGCGGTCTTGATGTCCACGGGTCACCTTCGGTGGGAGAGACGCCGGCACCGGGTGCGGACGCCTGGGAACAGCGGCTTTGTGAATGCGAGCACAAACGTTCGCCCATTGTGGCATTGGGGCCGTGGGAGACGGCCCAGGGGTCCCGGGACAGGGCCGGGAGGAGGGCGGGACGGGGCCGGGGACGTGGCCGGAGCGAGACCCCCTAGGGGACCCGTCCGGGTCGTTCTCCACCCGTAGGACCTGTTGGGGGGACTTTCCGCCCGCTACCTTCACTTCGTGGCGATGTTCCGACTCCAAGGCAGCAAGGTGCTGGCCGTCGACATGACCGGCGACGCCGTGAAGGCGAAGAACGGCTCCATGGTCGCGTACGACGGTCAGATGGCCTTCAAGAAACTCAGCGGCGGCGGCGAGGGCGTCCGCGGCATGGTGACGCGCCGGATCACCGGTGAACAGATGACCCTCATGGAGGTGAAGGGCCAGGGGACGTGCTGGTTCGCCGACCGGGCCAGCGAGATCAACCTGGTGAACCTCCGGGGCGACAAACTCTTCGTCGAGTCGAGCAATCTCCTCGCGACCGACTCGGGGCTCCGTACGGGGACGTCCTTCACCGGCCTCAGGGGCGCCTCGCAGGGCAACGGCCTCTTCACGACGACCGTCGAGGGACACGGCCAGGCGGCGATCATGTCGGACGGCCCGGCGGTCGTGCTGCGGGTCAGCCCGCAGTACCCGCTCACCGTCGACCCGGGCGCGTACATCGCGCACCAGGGCGATCTGCGGCAGTCCTTCCAGTCGGGCGTGACGTTCCGCACGTTCATGGGTGAGGGCGGCGGCGAGGCCTTCCAGGTCCGCTTCGAGGGCGACGGAGTCGTCTACGTGCAGCCCAGTGAGCGCAACTCGATCGCGGGAGACGTGTGACATGCCCTTTCGCGAGATCAACTCGAAGGTGATCGAGGCCACGGTGGCGCCGGGCCAACGGCTGTTCAGCCAGCGCGGCGCGATGCTCGCCTACCGGGGCGAGGTCTCCTTCACCCCCAACGTGCAGGGCGGCCAGGGCGGCATCATGTCGATGATCGGCCGCCGGGCCGCCGGTGAGGCGGCGCCCCTGATGACCGTGGAGGGCTCCGGCACGGTCCTGTTCGGGCACGGCGGCCACCACGTCCAGGTGATCGGCCTGACCGGCGACACCCTGTACGTGGAGGCGGACCGGCTCCTGGCCTTCGACGGCACACTGACGCAGGGCACGATGTTCATGGGCTCGCAGGGCGGGGTCATGGGCATGGTGCGCGGCCAGGTGACGGGTCAGGGCCTGTTCACCACGACCCTCAAGGGTCACGGCAGCGTCGCCGTCATGGCGCACGGCGGGGTCATCGAGGTCCCGATCAGCCCGCAGCGCCCGGTGCACGTCGACCCGCAGGCGTACGTCGCCCATCACGGAGACGTCCGCAACAAACTGTCCAGCGCGCTCGGTCTGCGCGATCTGGTGGGCCGCGGCTCGGGCGAGGCCTTCCAGCTGGAGCTGAGCGGCAGTGGCGCGGTGTACGTGCAGGCGTCGGAGGAGAAGCTGTGACCACCCACCCGGGCACCGGCCCCGTGATCCACGACCCGGCGACACTGCCGGTCGACGACAACGTGAACGCGTACACCTTCTGTGTGGAGCTCAAGGGGAGCGAGTGGTTCCTGCAGAAGGGCAAGATGATCGCCTACTACGGCTCGATGGAGTTCAACGGCATCGGGCACGGCCGTCTCGACCGCCTCGTGCGCACGTCTTTCCATTCGCCGTTGCACGCCAGCGACTGGGTGGTGGCGTCCGGCTCGGGCAAGATGCTGCTCGCCGACCGGGCCTTCGACGTGAATTCGTTCGACCTGGAGGAGGGCAACCTGACCATTCGCTCGGGCAACCTCCTCGCTTTTCAGCCAAGTCTCGCTCTCAAGCAGTCGATCGTGCCGGGCTTTCTGACACTCATCGGAACGGGCAAGTTCGTCGCCGCCTCGAACGGCCCGGTGGTGTTCATGGAACCCCCGATCCGGGTCGACCCGCAGGCTCTGGTCGGCTGGGCCGACTGCCCCTCGCCCTGCCACCACTACGACCACGGCTACATGACGGGCCTGATGGGCGGTCTACGTGCGATGACGGGCCTCGGCGGGGCCTCCGGCGAGGAGCACCAGTTCGAGTTCGTGGGCGCCGGCACGGTGCTGCTGCAGTCCAGCGAGGCACTGATGGCGGAGCAGGCGGCGGGGGCGGTGCCGAACGAGCCGGGGGTGCCCGGTGGCGGCGGGGTGCCAGGTCACCAGGGGCAGCAAGGCGGCACACCGCGCCTTCCCGGACAGCTCGGGGACCTCCAGCGTCGCTTCGGGCTGTGAGCGGTAGTCTGCAGAGTGTGACGTCGAACGTGTGCGCGCCGTCACGCAACCCTCACTAGTTCGCCTTTCAACATTTTAGGTAGACTTCATTCATGGAGACCGAGACGGC is a genomic window of Streptomyces sp. NBC_00414 containing:
- a CDS encoding MTH1187 family thiamine-binding protein, yielding MIVAFSVTPLGVGEDVGEYVADAVRVVRESGLPNRTDAMFTSVEGEWDEVMDVVRRAVAAVEARAPRVSLVLKADIRPGVTDGLTSKVTTVERHLSA
- a CDS encoding AIM24 family protein; its protein translation is MTTHPGTGPVIHDPATLPVDDNVNAYTFCVELKGSEWFLQKGKMIAYYGSMEFNGIGHGRLDRLVRTSFHSPLHASDWVVASGSGKMLLADRAFDVNSFDLEEGNLTIRSGNLLAFQPSLALKQSIVPGFLTLIGTGKFVAASNGPVVFMEPPIRVDPQALVGWADCPSPCHHYDHGYMTGLMGGLRAMTGLGGASGEEHQFEFVGAGTVLLQSSEALMAEQAAGAVPNEPGVPGGGGVPGHQGQQGGTPRLPGQLGDLQRRFGL
- a CDS encoding glycosyltransferase family 2 protein; protein product: MRPEGYDYDTHSRLAGPLTEPSGSAYRVQYTKLLSSEPHRIRAVLLMTLAPVLTALLLVYLVWPTHWVSREGGARWLVGLDITMLVAIGLIELFMVVNVVSIAHATMVARDPVPVTPARGTRVAFLTTFVPGKEPLSMVRATLEGAVKVTHTGPLDVWLLDEGDDERAKALCEELGVRHFTRHGVPEWNRPKGVHKIRTKHGNYNAWIAMHGGEYDYFASVDTDHVPLPEFLERMMGYFRDPDVAFVVGPQVYGNYTTPVTKAAESQQFLFHALIQRAGNRYRAPMFVGTNNVVRIAAVRQVGGLYDSITEDMATGFEMHRHKNPRTGHHWESVYTPDVLAVGEGPASWTDFFTQQMRWSRGTYETLFKQYWKAPFTMPAGRLFSYTLMLVYYPMTAVNWLLGILSCVLFLCFGASGTQVSASMWLMLYSDAAALQVGLYLWNRRHNVSPHEPEGSGGLAGMAMSALSAPIYLKSLGAALVRRPSRFVITPKGGDTSPDRFVTFRIHLFWAAVLASSLVASFVLDHTHAAMRTWAVLALAISLAPVAVWTATRARARRAERRLVPAVRIGEAAEPAPALAGSTGGAVPSGSLPAGTVSSSTTGGS
- a CDS encoding AIM24 family protein, whose amino-acid sequence is MFRLQGSKVLAVDMTGDAVKAKNGSMVAYDGQMAFKKLSGGGEGVRGMVTRRITGEQMTLMEVKGQGTCWFADRASEINLVNLRGDKLFVESSNLLATDSGLRTGTSFTGLRGASQGNGLFTTTVEGHGQAAIMSDGPAVVLRVSPQYPLTVDPGAYIAHQGDLRQSFQSGVTFRTFMGEGGGEAFQVRFEGDGVVYVQPSERNSIAGDV
- a CDS encoding AIM24 family protein, encoding MPFREINSKVIEATVAPGQRLFSQRGAMLAYRGEVSFTPNVQGGQGGIMSMIGRRAAGEAAPLMTVEGSGTVLFGHGGHHVQVIGLTGDTLYVEADRLLAFDGTLTQGTMFMGSQGGVMGMVRGQVTGQGLFTTTLKGHGSVAVMAHGGVIEVPISPQRPVHVDPQAYVAHHGDVRNKLSSALGLRDLVGRGSGEAFQLELSGSGAVYVQASEEKL
- a CDS encoding DUF3817 domain-containing protein yields the protein MDIKTASALRRLRLVSGPEAVSFLLLLICSVLKRTTDFNAVPVMGMVHGILFVLYVIFWADAWNRAKWGPKTAALYFVLSVLPTGGFFAERKLKGEAERAVIASRARSEGIVGA